In Paracoccus fistulariae, a single window of DNA contains:
- a CDS encoding SH3 domain-containing protein, giving the protein MLYHVDGVAEGGVLNIRAEPAMKGEVIGTLDAAARNVEVIEAQGGWGRINVHERTGWVAMRFLSAPSNPWRDNGTPKLLRCFGTEPFWHATVDLSKQQLRLVNLAEGEVVKTQAIKHVVAGRYRTPTRAILSDDITLMVTPVQCSDGMSDYLYGLAANLITDQSPGGPRPRILNGCCSVTNTLPHE; this is encoded by the coding sequence ATGCTTTACCACGTTGACGGCGTCGCAGAGGGCGGCGTTCTGAACATCCGCGCCGAGCCTGCGATGAAAGGCGAGGTCATCGGCACCCTGGATGCCGCTGCCCGCAATGTCGAGGTGATCGAGGCGCAGGGCGGCTGGGGCCGGATCAATGTGCATGAGCGCACCGGCTGGGTCGCGATGCGCTTTCTCTCTGCCCCGTCGAATCCCTGGCGCGATAACGGCACGCCGAAACTGCTGCGCTGCTTCGGAACCGAACCTTTCTGGCACGCCACGGTCGATCTGTCGAAACAGCAGCTGCGGCTGGTGAACCTGGCCGAGGGCGAGGTGGTCAAGACGCAGGCTATCAAACATGTCGTGGCGGGCCGCTATCGCACGCCGACCCGCGCCATTCTGTCCGACGATATCACGCTGATGGTGACGCCGGTGCAATGTTCGGACGGGATGTCGGATTACCTTTACGGTCTGGCCGCGAACCTGATCACCGACCAGTCGCCGGGCGGTCCCCGGCCACGCATCCTGAACGGCTGCTGCTCGGTGACAAATACGCTGCCTCACGAATAG
- the tsaE gene encoding tRNA (adenosine(37)-N6)-threonylcarbamoyltransferase complex ATPase subunit type 1 TsaE: protein MTVHLIADETLTAVLARMLAALAGPGQTILLDGPVGAGKTHLARAFIRARQGDLAEDVPSPTFTLVQTYDDPLGTEIWHADLYRLTDPSELDELGLDEAMDSAISLIEWPDRMEALPEHALTILIQPHDDPDLRHITLTGWPDLPRLVQRAQFIAASDRAEARVLPLAGDASARRYFRLIGPQGNAVLMDDPSGDNARFVAMTRWLRGHDFGAPELLAEDPQNGFLLVQDLGDDLVARVLARNPEAAPAIYTRITDFLVALHRHPVPDFVQPLDGPTMAEQVGMFAEWYPGAVGAPPQDAAQVAPLIAELHARLAADLPPVLALRDFHAENLIWRGEAPLGLIDYQDAVAAHPAYDLVSALQDARRDADPAIEAACIARYLAETGLDPDRFHAAYALLGAQRNLRIIGIFTRLCLRDGKPRYLDFMPRVWRYIQRNLDHPDLAPLAQVIGTLPAPDATIIERIRSQCPNR, encoded by the coding sequence ATGACAGTGCACCTGATTGCCGATGAAACCCTGACCGCCGTGCTGGCCCGGATGCTGGCGGCATTGGCCGGACCCGGTCAGACGATCCTGTTGGACGGGCCGGTTGGCGCGGGCAAGACGCATCTGGCGCGGGCCTTTATCCGCGCGCGTCAGGGCGATCTGGCCGAGGATGTGCCAAGCCCGACCTTTACGCTGGTCCAGACCTATGACGATCCCTTGGGGACCGAGATCTGGCATGCCGATCTGTATCGCCTGACCGATCCGTCGGAGCTGGACGAGCTTGGGCTGGATGAGGCGATGGACAGCGCCATCAGCCTGATCGAATGGCCCGACCGGATGGAAGCGCTGCCCGAGCATGCGCTGACCATCCTGATCCAGCCGCATGACGATCCCGATCTGCGGCATATCACCCTGACCGGCTGGCCCGATCTGCCACGTCTGGTGCAGCGGGCGCAATTCATCGCCGCCTCGGATCGGGCCGAGGCACGGGTGCTGCCGCTGGCGGGCGATGCCTCGGCCCGGCGCTATTTCCGGCTGATCGGGCCGCAGGGCAATGCGGTGCTGATGGATGATCCCTCGGGCGACAATGCACGCTTCGTGGCAATGACGCGCTGGCTGCGCGGCCATGATTTCGGCGCGCCCGAGCTGCTGGCCGAGGACCCGCAGAACGGCTTTCTGCTGGTGCAGGATCTGGGCGATGATCTGGTGGCCCGCGTGCTGGCCCGCAACCCCGAGGCCGCGCCCGCGATATATACCCGCATCACCGATTTTCTGGTCGCGCTGCATCGCCATCCGGTGCCCGATTTCGTCCAGCCACTGGATGGTCCGACCATGGCCGAACAGGTCGGGATGTTTGCCGAATGGTATCCGGGCGCGGTGGGCGCGCCCCCGCAGGACGCCGCGCAGGTCGCTCCGCTGATCGCCGAACTGCATGCGCGGCTGGCCGCGGATCTGCCGCCGGTGCTGGCGCTGCGCGATTTCCATGCCGAGAACCTGATCTGGCGGGGCGAGGCGCCCTTGGGCCTGATCGACTATCAGGACGCGGTGGCGGCGCATCCGGCCTATGATCTGGTCTCGGCCCTGCAGGATGCGCGCCGCGACGCGGACCCCGCAATCGAAGCGGCCTGCATCGCCCGCTATCTGGCGGAAACCGGGCTGGATCCGGACCGTTTCCACGCCGCCTATGCGCTTCTGGGCGCGCAGCGGAACCTGCGCATCATCGGCATCTTCACCCGGCTGTGCCTGCGCGATGGCAAGCCGCGCTATCTGGACTTCATGCCGCGCGTCTGGCGCTATATCCAGCGCAATCTGGACCATCCCGACCTTGCCCCGCTGGCGCAGGTGATCGGCACCCTGCCCGCCCCTGACGCGACGATCATCGAAAGGATCCGAAGCCAATGTCCAAACCGCTGA
- a CDS encoding nucleotidyltransferase family protein, whose protein sequence is MSKPLMIFAAGLGTRMRPLTDLTPKPLIEVAGETLLDRALTLGRQAGAQPIVVNTHYLGAQVRAHLAGQDIAISDEAGALLDTGGGLRNALPLLGEGPVMTLNPDVVWTGANPLQELLEAWDGDRMDALLAVVSLGRATARKGGGDFSIDGEGRISRQGDFVYAGAQIIRPELLSTIPETVFSLNRLWDLLIAQGRCHAMVHQGGWCDVGSPDTIPLAETLLNG, encoded by the coding sequence ATGTCCAAACCGCTGATGATCTTTGCCGCCGGTCTGGGCACGCGCATGCGCCCGCTGACCGACCTGACCCCAAAGCCGCTGATCGAGGTCGCAGGCGAAACCCTGCTGGACCGCGCGCTGACGCTGGGCCGTCAGGCGGGCGCGCAGCCGATAGTCGTGAACACGCATTATCTGGGCGCACAGGTGCGCGCGCATCTGGCCGGTCAGGACATCGCCATCAGCGATGAGGCGGGCGCGTTGCTGGATACCGGCGGCGGGCTGCGCAACGCGCTGCCCCTGCTGGGCGAAGGTCCGGTGATGACCCTGAACCCCGATGTCGTCTGGACGGGCGCGAACCCGCTGCAGGAACTGCTGGAAGCCTGGGACGGGGATCGCATGGATGCGCTTCTGGCGGTGGTTTCGCTGGGCCGTGCGACGGCACGCAAAGGGGGCGGCGATTTCAGCATCGACGGTGAAGGACGCATCAGTCGGCAGGGCGATTTCGTCTATGCCGGGGCGCAGATCATCCGTCCCGAACTGCTGTCGACGATCCCCGAGACCGTCTTTTCCCTGAACCGGCTGTGGGATCTGCTGATCGCGCAGGGCCGCTGTCACGCCATGGTCCATCAGGGCGGCTGGTGCGATGTCGGCAGCCCCGACACCATCCCCCTGGCCGAGACCTTGCTGAATGGATAA